From one Phocaeicola salanitronis DSM 18170 genomic stretch:
- a CDS encoding polysaccharide deacetylase family protein, translating to MLIEQPPLILRWIYPRAMWRMDKNEKSVYLTFDDGPIPVITPWVLDLLDKYGIKATFFMVGDNIRKHPEEFRMVVERGHRLGNHTFNHIRGFEYLSQNYLANTDKANEYLHTDLFRPPHGHMRWVQYHVLKKKYRIVMWDLVTRDYSKRLTGPQVLAKVKKYVRNGSIITFHDSIKSEPRLKYALPRAIEWLLAQGYTFKVFD from the coding sequence ATGCTCATCGAACAACCCCCGTTGATACTTCGTTGGATTTATCCGCGTGCTATGTGGCGGATGGATAAGAATGAAAAATCGGTCTATCTGACTTTTGATGACGGGCCTATCCCCGTTATTACTCCATGGGTGCTCGACCTGTTGGATAAATACGGCATTAAAGCCACGTTTTTTATGGTAGGCGATAACATACGAAAGCATCCCGAAGAATTCCGTATGGTGGTAGAGCGCGGGCATCGTCTCGGGAATCATACGTTCAACCACATCCGTGGTTTCGAATACCTGAGCCAGAATTACCTGGCAAACACCGATAAGGCGAACGAATACCTGCATACCGACCTTTTCCGCCCTCCTCACGGGCACATGCGTTGGGTGCAATATCATGTCTTAAAGAAGAAATACCGCATTGTGATGTGGGACCTTGTCACCCGCGATTATAGCAAGCGCCTTACCGGACCGCAGGTGCTTGCCAAGGTGAAGAAATACGTCCGTAACGGCTCTATCATTACTTTCCACGATTCCATTAAGTCTGAACCCCGCTTGAAGTATGCCCTTCCCCGTGCTATCGAATGGTTATTGGCGCAAGGCTATACGTTCAAAGTCTTCGATTGA
- a CDS encoding RagB/SusD family nutrient uptake outer membrane protein: MRKTIELLYTFIAAGSMVLAGCDDFLTPENKSAVTDTDYFATSDGFQSLVYDAYAQLDPLFNDSDTPLYFNAGTDLYQQGRKTSDQALHRWLNFTPENGTVETFYTECYDGIRSCLAIQYYAPNASVDDETKQKAIDEGRFVEALFYYLLVNNFGGVPIVTEYADTAVKGYPRATAEEVYNYIIGELESIISNNLLVESSATAGGGEASIEAAKALLAKTYLSAAWDLGNDAYFSEAARYADEVIDGRSLTTEFADLWAADYSGDDDAEFIFDLEFDFDSTHDQTDGNCWQNFYCNYYGGSEEGMKNGASCYVPYMHTLRYFEEGDKRYDATFMKTLLVTGAWDPDQGFKQDGNPLGDYFGFYENGNTAMGRMVGVYYPAYWECDDESVSAWRAEDPENREQTYVIPQNEKTAIMDPMSTYETDREEVDNGVILKYDLETECYQKSWSIQPCRKFDDSNTASYNSDRSFRDIHIITLPEIFLVAAEAYLKSGDSATALERLNTIRRRAGVADVASVDVDAILKESACEMFGNGYRRMDLRRTGKLIEYNNLYNSELQGTAESAIGEKLLWPIPQAAIDANDQLSSADQNPGY; encoded by the coding sequence ATGAGAAAGACAATTGAATTATTATACACTTTCATCGCTGCAGGCAGCATGGTGTTGGCTGGATGTGATGATTTTCTTACTCCTGAAAATAAGAGTGCAGTGACGGATACGGATTATTTCGCTACTTCCGACGGTTTCCAGTCACTGGTGTACGATGCGTATGCACAGTTGGACCCGCTTTTCAATGATAGTGATACGCCTCTTTATTTCAATGCCGGGACGGACTTGTATCAGCAAGGGCGCAAGACATCCGACCAGGCATTACACCGCTGGCTGAACTTTACGCCCGAAAACGGTACGGTAGAAACGTTTTATACGGAATGCTATGACGGCATCCGTTCTTGTCTGGCTATCCAGTATTATGCGCCGAACGCTTCGGTTGACGATGAAACCAAACAAAAAGCGATTGACGAAGGGCGTTTTGTGGAAGCATTGTTTTACTATTTGCTGGTGAATAATTTCGGTGGAGTGCCGATTGTTACCGAATATGCTGATACGGCAGTAAAAGGTTATCCTCGGGCGACGGCTGAAGAAGTGTATAATTACATTATCGGAGAGCTGGAAAGCATCATCTCGAACAATCTGCTGGTGGAGTCTTCTGCAACTGCCGGCGGAGGAGAAGCCAGTATCGAGGCGGCTAAAGCCTTGCTTGCCAAAACTTATCTGTCGGCTGCATGGGATTTGGGAAATGACGCATATTTTTCCGAAGCCGCCCGATATGCCGATGAAGTGATTGACGGGCGTTCCTTGACCACAGAGTTCGCAGATTTGTGGGCTGCTGATTATTCGGGCGATGATGATGCCGAATTCATCTTTGACCTTGAATTTGATTTCGACAGCACCCACGACCAGACAGACGGTAATTGCTGGCAGAACTTTTATTGCAATTATTATGGAGGTTCGGAAGAAGGGATGAAAAACGGTGCCTCATGCTATGTCCCTTACATGCATACGCTCAGGTATTTCGAAGAAGGTGATAAGCGTTATGATGCCACCTTTATGAAAACATTGTTGGTAACCGGCGCTTGGGATCCTGACCAGGGGTTTAAGCAAGACGGGAATCCGTTGGGAGACTATTTCGGGTTTTATGAAAATGGCAATACAGCCATGGGGCGTATGGTAGGCGTATATTATCCGGCTTATTGGGAATGCGACGATGAATCGGTATCGGCATGGCGTGCCGAAGATCCGGAGAACCGAGAGCAGACATACGTTATCCCGCAAAACGAAAAAACGGCGATTATGGATCCGATGTCAACTTATGAGACGGACCGGGAAGAGGTCGATAACGGCGTTATTCTGAAATACGATTTGGAGACCGAGTGTTATCAAAAAAGCTGGTCTATTCAGCCCTGCCGTAAATTTGATGACAGCAATACGGCAAGCTATAACAGTGACCGCAGTTTCCGTGACATTCATATCATTACCCTGCCTGAAATCTTTTTGGTTGCGGCAGAGGCGTATCTGAAAAGCGGGGATTCCGCTACGGCATTGGAACGTTTGAATACCATACGCCGCAGGGCAGGCGTAGCCGATGTGGCGAGTGTGGATGTGGATGCAATCCTGAAAGAATCGGCATGTGAAATGTTCGGTAACGGATATCGCCGTATGGACCTTCGCCGTACAGGCAAACTGATTGAATACAATAATCTGTATAATTCGGAGTTGCAAGGAACGGCAGAGTCGGCGATTGGGGAAAAACTTTTATGGCCCATTCCGCAAGCGGCGATAGATGCCAATGACCAGCTATCTTCTGCCGACCAGAATCCGGGATATTAA
- a CDS encoding ATP-binding protein: MKYPIGIQSFNQIIEDGYVYVDKTGLIYRLVKEGKIYFLSRPRRFGKSLLVSTLKCYFQGRKELFKGLAIDKLETEWAEYPVFHIDFNVGDFTLSGNLEARIEETLAAWEKLYGRSDTAQTTGARFIHVLHQARKRYGRRCVVLIDEYDKPVLDVLDTGYGTTIDGERRLLEDRNREILKNFYSVFKTADEDLQFVLLTGVTKFSQVSVFSGFNQPSDISMDDQYETLCGITQEELEHYFAEPIGVLAKKYGTTVEGMLNILKHRYDGYHFSSNLTDVYNPFSLLNAFAKRELRDYWFSSGTPTYLIRLMNHTQEDLNEMTGKYYAPKEFVDYKADVEKPLPMIYQSGCLTIKDYDRDFGMFLLDFPNNEVKGGFVSLIASSYLKPQENLDNWIRSVVVSMRKGDVEQLRKLFTSFLASIPYSMRSKKDEAEKERFFHYTLCLIFRLISVYTVYTEKEQSQGRADCIVETDNYIYIFEFKRDGTADEALAQIEAKGYAQPYEADPRILYKIGVNFSSETGTVEDWKTV; the protein is encoded by the coding sequence ATGAAGTACCCGATAGGAATCCAAAGCTTTAATCAGATTATAGAAGACGGTTATGTCTATGTCGACAAGACTGGTTTGATTTACCGGTTGGTAAAAGAAGGGAAAATCTATTTTCTGAGCCGTCCGCGCCGGTTCGGCAAGAGCCTGCTGGTGTCTACCCTGAAATGCTATTTCCAGGGGCGGAAAGAACTGTTCAAGGGGCTTGCCATTGATAAGCTAGAGACCGAGTGGGCGGAATATCCCGTGTTCCATATCGACTTCAACGTGGGCGACTTTACCCTGTCGGGCAATTTGGAAGCGAGAATAGAAGAGACCTTGGCAGCCTGGGAGAAGCTGTATGGCAGGAGCGATACGGCGCAAACGACAGGCGCACGCTTCATCCACGTGCTGCATCAGGCGCGCAAACGGTACGGCAGGCGGTGCGTGGTATTGATAGACGAATACGACAAGCCTGTCCTTGACGTGCTGGATACGGGATATGGCACTACGATAGACGGTGAAAGGCGCCTGCTGGAAGACCGCAACCGGGAAATATTGAAGAACTTCTATTCGGTATTTAAAACCGCTGACGAAGACCTGCAGTTTGTCCTGCTGACGGGCGTGACCAAGTTCTCGCAGGTAAGCGTGTTCAGCGGATTCAACCAGCCAAGCGACATCAGCATGGACGACCAGTACGAGACGCTGTGCGGCATCACGCAGGAAGAACTGGAGCATTACTTCGCCGAACCGATCGGGGTATTGGCAAAGAAATACGGTACTACAGTGGAAGGGATGCTGAATATATTGAAACACCGGTACGACGGGTATCATTTCAGCAGCAACCTGACGGATGTGTACAATCCGTTCAGCCTGTTGAACGCGTTTGCTAAAAGAGAGCTGCGTGACTACTGGTTCTCCAGCGGCACGCCTACCTACCTGATCCGCCTGATGAACCATACGCAGGAGGACCTGAACGAAATGACCGGCAAGTATTACGCCCCCAAAGAGTTCGTAGATTATAAGGCAGACGTAGAGAAACCCCTCCCGATGATTTACCAGAGCGGTTGTCTGACCATCAAGGACTACGATAGGGATTTCGGCATGTTCCTGCTCGACTTCCCGAACAATGAGGTGAAAGGCGGTTTCGTGTCTCTGATCGCTTCCAGCTACTTGAAGCCTCAGGAGAATTTGGATAACTGGATAAGGAGTGTGGTTGTTTCCATGCGCAAAGGCGATGTGGAACAGCTCCGCAAGCTGTTCACATCCTTTCTCGCCAGTATCCCCTATTCAATGCGCAGCAAGAAAGACGAGGCGGAAAAGGAACGCTTCTTCCACTATACGCTTTGCCTCATCTTCCGCCTGATAAGCGTCTACACGGTCTATACCGAGAAGGAGCAAAGCCAGGGACGTGCCGACTGCATCGTAGAGACGGACAATTACATCTACATCTTCGAGTTCAAACGAGACGGCACGGCGGACGAAGCCCTGGCACAGATAGAGGCGAAAGGCTATGCCCAGCCCTACGAAGCCGACCCACGCATCTTATATAAAATAGGTGTGAACTTCTCTTCCGAAACGGGAACGGTGGAGGACTGGAAAACCGTCTGA